In Bacteroidota bacterium, one genomic interval encodes:
- a CDS encoding cupin domain-containing protein encodes MENIFEKGHVLAFAELADYSENGIVSKRVIDKKTGNITLFAFDREQRLSEHTAPFDAMVQVIEGEAEIIIDGKSNMVKAGEAIIMPAGIRHAVNAPVRFKMLLTMIKE; translated from the coding sequence ATGGAAAATATTTTTGAAAAGGGTCATGTTCTTGCTTTCGCAGAACTGGCTGATTATTCGGAAAATGGTATCGTAAGCAAACGCGTCATTGATAAAAAAACCGGAAATATTACACTGTTTGCTTTTGACCGTGAGCAGCGCCTCAGCGAACACACGGCACCCTTTGATGCAATGGTACAAGTAATCGAGGGCGAAGCAGAAATTATTATTGATGGAAAATCAAACATGGTGAAAGCGGGCGAAGCCATCATCATGCCCGCCGGAATTCGGCATGCCGTTAATGCACCGGTGCGATTTAAAATGCTCCTTACGATGATTAAGGAATAA
- a CDS encoding DUF2723 domain-containing protein, translating into MKQYKLLNNTFGWLIFIIASAVYIITSEPTASYWDCGEYIATAYKLQVGHPPGAPFFQLLGRFFSLFAGDNVMLVGRMVNTMSALASGATILFLFWTITALAKKIIIKADELSLGQSLAIIGSGIVGALAYTFSDSFWFSAVEGEVYATSSFFTAIVLWAMLKWDEDADDPYSYRWIVFIAFLMGLSVGVHLLNLLAIPAICFVYYFRKSEPSAKGILFTFVVSVVLLAAVMYGIIPQVVSLFAKAELVAVNGVGLPFNSGTLLFTVLVVVLLVSGLMYTYKNSRAYAVTSLASTGILLLLVLFSSSSIGDFFVRLLVSGGIVAVVILARSKYILLRTGILSLMFILIGYSSFLMLVIRSNADTPINENTPKDAISLLSYLNREQYGDWPLFYGQYFNAPLDSKQPYLDGNPVYSKDLKSGKYVIIDDRKNTIANYDSRFCTIFPRMWSNSQTLHPRGYQSWGQIEGTPITVTGANGKTQTIYKPTFIENLRYFFAYQLGHMYFRYFMWNFAGKQNDNQGHGGIINGNWISGINWLDSMRLGPQENLPEPMAKNKGTNKFYLLPLILGLGGFIFQLNKHYKGFMIVMLLFLFTGIAINVYLNPVPYQPRERDYAYAASFYAYAIWIGLGVLGLYSLLKRLLKPMLSAGIATVLCLLLVPVIMAKDGWDDHDRSGRTTMRDIATDYLNSCAPNAIIFTLGDNDTFPLWNVQEVEGTRTDVRVINLSLLNTDWYINQARKKAYNSEPLPFSLPREKYAGSKREYTFIYEDTTLVPQNAWVDLEQLVQFATSDDPRAMLETQRERLNYFPTANFSIPIDKAHVVKNGTVPPQFADSLGASLNWTIRASGVDKSELMVLDLLAHFKWNRPVYFAITTGDDAYLGLDEYLELDGLAYRLVPYKCNSIDGQIGRVNTQVMYDNVMNKFKWGNMANPNVYLDETNMRMCTNLRNIFCRLAYTLVYEGKIKEAVKVAAKCTEVMPDNCVPYNAMVYPLADVFYKGGETARANAILDRLITYSEQELIYYSQFTGGNAAYLEGDKKESFEMLKRIIAITAANKQTELYNRAVSIANNYKM; encoded by the coding sequence ATGAAACAATACAAACTGCTAAATAACACATTCGGTTGGCTCATTTTTATTATTGCCTCGGCCGTTTATATCATCACTTCTGAGCCTACGGCCAGTTACTGGGATTGCGGCGAGTATATCGCTACTGCCTATAAATTGCAGGTTGGACATCCTCCCGGGGCACCTTTTTTCCAACTTCTGGGCAGGTTTTTCTCATTATTTGCCGGCGATAATGTAATGCTCGTCGGGCGAATGGTCAATACCATGTCTGCATTGGCCAGCGGCGCCACCATTTTGTTTCTTTTCTGGACCATCACCGCCCTTGCAAAAAAGATTATTATCAAAGCCGATGAGTTGAGTCTGGGTCAGAGCCTTGCGATTATCGGCAGCGGAATTGTGGGTGCACTTGCTTACACTTTTTCTGATTCATTCTGGTTCTCCGCAGTTGAGGGTGAAGTGTATGCAACCTCATCTTTTTTCACTGCGATAGTACTTTGGGCAATGCTCAAATGGGACGAAGATGCTGATGATCCGTACTCATACCGTTGGATTGTATTTATTGCCTTCCTGATGGGCCTTTCTGTGGGCGTTCACCTGCTTAATCTGCTTGCTATTCCTGCCATTTGCTTTGTATATTATTTTCGGAAATCTGAACCCTCTGCCAAAGGCATTTTATTCACTTTTGTTGTTTCCGTTGTGCTGCTGGCGGCGGTTATGTATGGTATCATTCCACAGGTAGTATCGCTGTTTGCAAAAGCCGAATTGGTTGCTGTAAATGGTGTCGGTCTGCCTTTCAATTCGGGAACACTGCTGTTTACTGTTCTTGTGGTTGTATTGTTGGTCTCCGGGTTGATGTACACCTACAAAAATAGCCGTGCTTATGCTGTTACCTCACTCGCATCAACCGGCATTTTACTTTTATTGGTTCTGTTTTCAAGTTCATCAATCGGCGATTTTTTTGTTCGCTTGTTGGTAAGTGGAGGCATTGTAGCTGTTGTGATTTTGGCGCGTTCAAAATACATTTTGCTTCGCACCGGAATCCTGAGCCTGATGTTTATTCTCATTGGCTATTCGTCTTTCCTGATGTTGGTGATTCGCTCCAATGCCGATACACCCATCAATGAGAACACACCCAAAGATGCCATCAGCTTGCTTTCTTACCTTAATCGTGAGCAATACGGCGACTGGCCTCTGTTTTACGGTCAGTATTTTAATGCGCCCCTCGACAGCAAGCAACCGTATCTCGACGGAAATCCGGTTTACAGCAAAGATCTGAAATCCGGGAAATATGTCATAATCGACGACCGTAAAAATACCATTGCCAATTATGATTCGCGCTTCTGCACCATTTTCCCGCGTATGTGGAGTAATTCGCAAACCCTTCACCCGCGAGGCTACCAGAGCTGGGGGCAGATTGAAGGAACGCCTATTACTGTTACAGGCGCCAACGGAAAAACTCAGACTATTTACAAACCTACATTTATTGAAAATCTCCGTTACTTTTTTGCCTACCAGCTCGGTCACATGTATTTCAGGTATTTCATGTGGAATTTTGCCGGGAAACAGAACGATAATCAGGGACACGGCGGTATTATTAATGGGAATTGGATCAGTGGTATTAACTGGCTTGATAGTATGAGGCTCGGTCCGCAGGAAAATTTGCCGGAGCCGATGGCGAAGAATAAAGGAACAAATAAATTTTATTTGCTTCCGCTGATACTCGGTTTGGGTGGGTTTATTTTTCAGCTTAACAAGCATTATAAAGGATTTATGATAGTCATGCTATTGTTTCTTTTTACCGGTATTGCTATCAATGTATATTTGAACCCCGTTCCCTATCAGCCTCGCGAACGTGATTATGCCTATGCCGCTTCGTTTTATGCCTATGCAATCTGGATTGGCCTGGGTGTACTTGGTCTGTACAGTCTGCTTAAGCGATTATTGAAGCCAATGCTGTCTGCCGGTATAGCTACAGTGCTGTGCCTGCTGCTGGTTCCGGTAATTATGGCGAAGGATGGATGGGATGACCACGACCGTTCTGGAAGAACTACCATGCGCGATATTGCTACCGATTACCTGAATTCATGCGCCCCCAATGCCATCATTTTTACCTTGGGCGATAATGATACGTTTCCCTTATGGAATGTACAGGAAGTTGAAGGTACACGAACCGATGTAAGAGTAATCAATCTCAGCCTGCTGAATACCGACTGGTACATAAATCAGGCACGCAAAAAAGCATACAACTCAGAACCATTGCCTTTTTCACTTCCGCGCGAAAAATATGCCGGCAGTAAAAGAGAATACACGTTTATTTATGAAGATACTACCCTGGTACCTCAAAATGCATGGGTGGATCTTGAACAATTAGTGCAGTTCGCAACAAGCGACGACCCACGCGCCATGCTCGAAACACAGCGCGAACGCTTGAACTATTTTCCCACCGCAAACTTTTCTATTCCTATTGATAAAGCACATGTTGTGAAAAACGGTACGGTGCCACCCCAATTTGCAGATTCACTCGGAGCATCGCTTAACTGGACCATTCGCGCTTCAGGCGTCGATAAAAGCGAACTGATGGTGCTTGACCTGCTGGCTCATTTCAAATGGAACAGACCCGTGTACTTTGCTATTACAACCGGCGACGATGCTTATCTCGGACTGGATGAATACCTGGAACTCGATGGTTTGGCGTACCGCCTCGTACCCTATAAATGCAATAGTATTGATGGTCAAATCGGAAGGGTGAATACGCAGGTTATGTACGATAATGTGATGAACAAATTCAAGTGGGGCAACATGGCCAATCCAAATGTTTACCTTGATGAAACGAACATGCGCATGTGCACGAACCTCAGGAATATTTTCTGTCGTCTGGCTTATACACTCGTATATGAAGGCAAGATAAAGGAAGCCGTAAAAGTGGCAGCAAAATGTACGGAAGTCATGCCCGACAATTGTGTTCCTTACAATGCAATGGTGTATCCTCTTGCCGACGTGTTTTATAAAGGTGGCGAAACAGCCAGGGCGAATGCCATACTCGACAGACTTATTACATACAGCGAGCAAGAACTGATTTACTACTCACAATTTACAGGAGGCAATGCCGCTTATCTTGAGGGTGATAAAAAAGAATCATTCGAAATGCTGAAACGCATTATCGCAATAACCGCGGCAAACAAGCAAACTGAATTATACAACAGGGCGGTTTCCATCGCCAATAATTATAAAATGTAA
- the coaD gene encoding pantetheine-phosphate adenylyltransferase — protein MKRIAVFPGSFDPVTRGHEDIILRALPLFDHIYVAIGNNAEKKYTFTISQRLQWIEEVFAGISAIEPAIYNGLTVDFCRRVDANYIIRGLRTSADFEFERAIGQVNKQLYNHIETVFMLTTPELSAISSSIVRDIWRNKGDVTTFVPDKIRIPHTK, from the coding sequence ATGAAAAGAATCGCTGTTTTCCCCGGCTCTTTCGACCCCGTTACACGCGGGCACGAAGACATTATTCTGCGTGCATTACCGCTCTTTGACCATATCTATGTGGCCATCGGCAACAATGCGGAAAAAAAATACACTTTCACCATTAGTCAGCGCTTACAATGGATTGAAGAAGTTTTTGCAGGAATCAGCGCCATTGAGCCTGCCATTTATAATGGTCTTACGGTTGATTTCTGCCGAAGAGTAGATGCAAATTATATCATTCGCGGCTTGCGTACTTCGGCCGATTTTGAATTCGAGCGTGCCATAGGGCAGGTGAACAAGCAATTATACAACCACATCGAAACCGTTTTTATGCTTACCACACCTGAACTTTCAGCCATCAGCTCTTCAATAGTCAGAGACATCTGGAGAAATAAGGGAGATGTTACCACCTTTGTCCCCGATAAGATACGCATTCCCCATACGAAATAA
- a CDS encoding polysaccharide deacetylase family protein, translated as MMHFARTPFLIKKLYHSGAVWTMPCVDKKVYLTFDDGPVPEATPFVLETLAKFKAKATFFCVGENVSKHPELYKEIIAQGHSVGNHTYNHLKGWKTSCDDYLENVARCRNAVTSDLFRPPYGRITKLQGRLLGKNFKLIFWTILSGDYDPDVSPEMCFNNVVNNLEPGAIIVFHDSIKAFGNMSACLPRVLSFCNEQGYELASIPQSARCEVKNELNLKLVNEL; from the coding sequence ATGATGCATTTCGCAAGAACACCTTTCCTTATCAAAAAGCTCTACCATTCGGGAGCGGTATGGACAATGCCTTGCGTTGATAAAAAAGTGTATCTCACATTCGACGATGGACCGGTACCTGAAGCAACACCTTTTGTGCTTGAAACGCTCGCGAAATTCAAGGCCAAAGCAACATTCTTTTGCGTAGGCGAAAATGTGTCAAAGCATCCGGAACTGTATAAGGAGATCATCGCTCAGGGCCACAGCGTGGGAAATCATACCTACAATCATCTGAAAGGATGGAAAACTTCCTGCGATGATTATCTGGAGAATGTTGCCCGTTGCAGAAATGCGGTCACGTCCGACCTTTTCAGACCTCCCTACGGTCGGATTACAAAACTGCAGGGACGACTGCTCGGGAAGAATTTTAAACTCATTTTCTGGACCATCCTTAGTGGTGATTATGATCCGGATGTTTCACCGGAGATGTGTTTTAATAATGTAGTGAATAACCTGGAACCGGGCGCTATCATTGTATTTCACGACAGTATAAAAGCATTCGGGAATATGTCGGCTTGTCTGCCGCGGGTCCTTAGCTTCTGTAATGAGCAAGGATATGAACTGGCTTCTATTCCTCAATCAGCAAGGTGCGAAGTAAAAAACGAATTGAACCTGAAACTTGTAAATGAATTATGA
- a CDS encoding 4Fe-4S binding protein: MKRTVIKIDEEKCTGCGQCVTGCHEGALQMIDGKARLISELFCDGLGACIGECPEGAIVLEERDAEPYDEKMVMERISKNGENTIVAHLKHLNEQGQGEFLTQGLEYLKMHNISINLDFLNSKNQKMEKSHQHQHHAGCPGSMAMDLRETTAVDKNSASGSVASELRQWPVQLFLVSPSASYFQNADVVLAADCVAFTLGNFHQDYLKGKSLAIACPKLDSYGDVYIEKLTALMDNAKINTLTVMIMEVPCCGGLLQMARAASAKATRKVPVKVIVVSIRGTILEETWM; this comes from the coding sequence ATGAAACGTACCGTAATTAAAATTGATGAAGAAAAATGCACCGGATGTGGTCAATGCGTTACCGGATGCCACGAAGGTGCACTGCAAATGATTGATGGTAAAGCCCGTCTTATCAGCGAACTTTTTTGTGATGGACTCGGTGCCTGTATTGGTGAATGTCCCGAAGGCGCCATTGTACTGGAAGAACGCGATGCGGAACCTTACGATGAAAAGATGGTGATGGAGCGCATTTCAAAAAATGGTGAGAACACCATCGTGGCACACCTGAAACATTTGAACGAGCAGGGGCAGGGCGAATTCCTTACTCAGGGACTGGAGTATTTGAAAATGCATAACATCAGCATAAACCTCGATTTTCTTAATTCAAAAAATCAGAAAATGGAAAAATCACATCAGCACCAGCACCATGCAGGCTGCCCCGGCTCCATGGCAATGGATTTACGCGAAACAACAGCCGTTGATAAAAACAGCGCATCGGGTTCTGTCGCTTCTGAATTGCGTCAATGGCCGGTTCAGTTATTCCTGGTCAGCCCGTCGGCGTCCTATTTTCAAAATGCCGATGTAGTGCTTGCCGCCGACTGTGTGGCATTTACCCTGGGAAATTTTCATCAGGATTATCTCAAAGGAAAAAGCCTTGCCATTGCTTGCCCCAAGCTTGATTCGTATGGTGATGTTTATATCGAGAAGCTCACGGCACTCATGGATAACGCAAAAATCAATACCCTTACGGTGATGATTATGGAAGTACCATGCTGCGGCGGTTTGCTGCAAATGGCGCGCGCGGCCTCTGCAAAAGCTACACGCAAAGTCCCTGTTAAAGTTATTGTGGTGAGCATCCGGGGCACCATCCTTGAAGAAACCTGGATGTAA
- the hcp gene encoding hydroxylamine reductase translates to MSMFCYQCQETAKGSGCTIKGVCGKSDEVANMMDLMMFTLKGISIVANLARKQGIEDNEADRHVTDCLFMTITNANFDKSRFVEKVEKGIVLRDSLLKKLELKGVRPDVSTMHESVRWTGTPAEFEAKAATVGVLATENEDVRSLRELLIYGIKGVAAYAEHARNLGYEDSGIYEFMMRGMAATADDTLSADALVALVMECGKIGVDVMALLDKANTTTYGNPEITKVNIGVRKNPAILISGHDLRDMEDLLKQTDGTGVDVYTHSEMLPANYYPAFKKYTHFVGNYGNAWWKQKEEFESFNGPILFTSNCLVPPPVNATYKERVYTTGIVGFDNFKHVPDRTSGHAKDFSAIIEQAKTCAAPVEIETGEIIGGFAHAQVFALADKVVDAVKTGAIRKFIVMAGCDGRMKDRNYYTEFAEKLPKDTVILTAGCAKYRYNKLPLGDINGIPRVLDAGQCNDSYSLALIALKLKEVFQLNDINDLPIVYNVAWYEQKAVLVLLALLHLGVKNIHLGPTLPGFLSPNIAKVLIDTFGLGKISTADEDLVKFMN, encoded by the coding sequence ATGAGTATGTTCTGTTATCAGTGCCAGGAAACGGCCAAAGGAAGCGGTTGCACAATTAAAGGAGTATGCGGAAAATCAGATGAGGTTGCCAATATGATGGACCTTATGATGTTCACATTGAAAGGAATTTCAATTGTTGCCAATCTGGCACGCAAACAGGGAATTGAAGACAATGAAGCCGACAGGCATGTGACGGATTGTCTTTTTATGACCATTACGAATGCCAATTTCGACAAAAGCCGCTTTGTTGAAAAAGTAGAAAAAGGAATCGTTTTAAGAGATTCTTTATTAAAGAAATTAGAACTCAAAGGAGTTCGCCCCGATGTTTCCACCATGCATGAGTCGGTGCGCTGGACTGGAACACCTGCTGAATTTGAAGCAAAAGCAGCCACTGTTGGCGTTCTTGCAACTGAAAATGAAGACGTGCGCTCATTGCGCGAATTGCTTATTTACGGGATTAAAGGCGTTGCCGCTTACGCGGAACATGCTCGCAATCTGGGCTACGAAGATTCCGGCATTTATGAATTCATGATGCGCGGCATGGCTGCAACTGCAGACGATACACTGTCTGCCGATGCTCTGGTCGCGCTTGTAATGGAATGCGGAAAAATTGGTGTGGATGTAATGGCCCTGCTCGACAAAGCAAACACAACTACTTACGGAAATCCTGAAATTACGAAGGTAAATATCGGCGTTCGTAAAAACCCAGCAATCCTCATCAGCGGTCACGACCTGCGCGATATGGAAGACCTGCTCAAACAAACCGATGGTACAGGTGTTGATGTTTATACACACAGCGAAATGCTTCCTGCAAATTATTATCCTGCATTCAAAAAATACACTCATTTTGTAGGAAACTACGGCAATGCATGGTGGAAACAAAAAGAAGAATTTGAATCATTCAACGGACCCATTCTGTTCACTTCAAACTGCCTTGTTCCGCCCCCTGTAAATGCTACTTATAAAGAGCGCGTATACACAACAGGCATCGTTGGTTTTGATAATTTCAAACATGTCCCCGACAGAACAAGTGGTCATGCAAAAGATTTTTCTGCCATTATTGAACAGGCTAAAACCTGCGCTGCACCTGTTGAAATTGAAACAGGTGAGATTATTGGCGGTTTTGCACATGCACAGGTTTTTGCGCTTGCCGACAAAGTAGTGGATGCCGTGAAAACGGGTGCCATCAGGAAGTTTATCGTAATGGCAGGTTGCGATGGTCGTATGAAAGACCGTAATTATTATACCGAATTTGCCGAAAAACTTCCTAAAGACACGGTAATTCTCACGGCAGGTTGTGCAAAGTATCGTTACAACAAACTGCCATTGGGCGATATCAACGGTATTCCGCGCGTGCTCGATGCCGGTCAGTGCAACGATTCCTATTCACTTGCCCTTATTGCACTTAAACTCAAAGAAGTTTTTCAGCTCAATGATATCAATGACCTGCCAATAGTATACAACGTGGCTTGGTATGAGCAGAAAGCCGTTCTCGTTCTGCTGGCACTGCTGCATCTGGGTGTGAAGAATATTCATCTTGGACCGACACTCCCGGGGTTCCTTTCACCCAATATTGCAAAGGTTCTGATTGATACCTTCGGACTTGGCAAGATTAGTACTGCCGACGAAGATCTGGTGAAGTTCATGAACTAA
- a CDS encoding TlpA disulfide reductase family protein: MSAIKIKNLSLLLLLLMPCLVYSQNVTVKGIAKGGEGKVVRLKTYSDLISMREQLVATAVIDSNGLFELHAKISNTVIATLYIDYYAGELYLEPGKTLELKINNLVFNDKTDMVNHNLDPLNFTPEILNAGSSELNNSIHKLNIQYNLFLRKNMTILNSRAVQTKVDSFAVSMKDTFALVKNEYFSDYLTYRLATLELLTHRTDNETLMMRYVFGKPVQYDNIEYMTFFNQYFESYFADLTRPVNYATFDRPLNRQKSFAAVLDSMGKDTLLRNEILREAVLLRSLSSFMGMSQFNRSAILEVLKQISVQSKFERHRNAAANLLWTFTHLAQGSPAPSFNLKSNEDKMIQLADFRGRIVLLNFFTTWNTSALEELEVMRSIYPKFSDKVVFVSICCDREFMKLFYFVKDNKYEWNMVHLNNDYDLLESYGVQTLPYFAIINKDGTFYKCPAPMPSENLEMVLNAALNKK, from the coding sequence ATGTCCGCGATAAAAATAAAAAACCTATCACTGCTGCTGTTGTTGCTGATGCCTTGCTTGGTATACTCGCAAAATGTCACCGTTAAAGGTATCGCGAAAGGCGGCGAAGGCAAGGTAGTGAGGCTGAAGACCTACTCCGACCTTATATCTATGCGCGAGCAGCTTGTTGCAACTGCGGTTATTGACAGCAACGGCTTATTTGAACTTCATGCAAAAATTTCAAATACGGTTATTGCTACGCTCTACATTGACTATTACGCAGGTGAACTCTATCTGGAACCCGGAAAAACACTGGAACTAAAAATCAATAATCTGGTCTTCAATGATAAAACCGATATGGTAAATCATAACCTGGATCCATTGAATTTTACTCCTGAAATACTGAATGCCGGCAGTAGTGAGCTAAATAATTCAATTCATAAATTGAATATTCAGTACAATCTTTTTCTGCGTAAAAACATGACGATTCTTAATTCTCGGGCAGTACAGACCAAAGTAGATAGTTTCGCGGTAAGCATGAAAGATACTTTTGCACTTGTTAAAAATGAATATTTTTCCGATTATCTTACATACCGACTGGCAACATTGGAACTGCTCACACACCGCACTGACAATGAAACACTGATGATGCGGTACGTTTTCGGAAAACCGGTACAGTACGATAACATTGAATACATGACATTTTTTAATCAGTATTTTGAAAGCTATTTCGCCGATCTCACACGTCCTGTTAACTATGCAACTTTCGATCGTCCGCTCAATCGGCAGAAAAGTTTCGCTGCCGTTCTCGATTCAATGGGAAAGGATACGCTTTTAAGAAATGAAATTCTTCGGGAAGCCGTGCTGTTACGAAGTCTGTCTTCATTTATGGGAATGTCGCAGTTTAACCGGTCTGCAATTCTGGAAGTGCTGAAACAAATTTCGGTTCAAAGTAAATTTGAACGTCATCGTAATGCGGCAGCGAATCTTTTATGGACATTTACGCATCTGGCGCAGGGAAGCCCAGCACCCTCATTCAACCTGAAAAGCAATGAGGATAAAATGATTCAGTTGGCAGATTTTAGAGGCAGAATTGTGCTGCTGAATTTTTTTACTACATGGAATACGTCTGCCCTCGAAGAACTGGAGGTAATGCGAAGTATTTATCCTAAATTCAGTGATAAGGTTGTATTCGTGAGCATTTGCTGCGACAGGGAATTCATGAAATTATTTTATTTTGTGAAGGATAACAAATACGAATGGAATATGGTGCACCTCAACAACGATTATGATTTGCTTGAGAGTTATGGTGTGCAAACGCTTCCTTACTTTGCCATTATAAATAAAGACGGAACCTTTTACAAATGCCCGGCACCAATGCCGAGCGAAAATCTTGAGATGGTTCTCAACGCTGCACTGAATAAAAAATAG
- a CDS encoding Rrf2 family transcriptional regulator, translating into MTKGFNISEAASIAIHSMVLIASADERLNSELIAEKLHSSKNHVAKVLQILVKNYFLSSVRGPGGGFVLGRPSESITLMAVYELFDGKYTDNTCGIESGVCPFETCIYGGLNDTINREFRNYFENKKISDLVKQRSIV; encoded by the coding sequence ATGACAAAAGGATTCAACATATCAGAAGCAGCATCAATAGCCATCCATAGTATGGTGTTGATTGCTTCGGCCGATGAGCGGTTGAATTCAGAGCTTATAGCCGAAAAATTGCATTCTTCAAAAAACCATGTGGCCAAAGTGCTGCAGATTTTGGTAAAGAATTACTTTCTGTCATCGGTGCGCGGTCCCGGAGGTGGATTTGTGCTCGGCAGACCCTCAGAAAGCATCACGCTGATGGCGGTGTACGAGCTGTTCGACGGGAAATACACTGATAATACCTGTGGTATTGAATCGGGCGTTTGTCCTTTTGAAACCTGCATTTACGGAGGTTTGAACGACACCATCAACCGTGAGTTCAGAAATTATTTCGAGAATAAAAAAATATCTGACCTGGTGAAACAACGGTCAATAGTATAA
- a CDS encoding class I SAM-dependent methyltransferase → MKIQTAERNSGQELSDNVIHHRHLIAYNEAEKLIHGTVLEIGSGEGYGIRILSPKAQKYYALDKHPTPIEDESGKVIFRQAVIPPLAGFEDNYFDFVVTFQVIEHIKNDVLFLSEINRVLKPGGKLILTTPNKTMSLTRNPWHIREYTPVQFTKLIHDCFSEADIKGVYGNEKVMAYHEENRRSIRKFTRFDIFRMQYWLPRFLLQIPYDIANRMNRNKIYNESAGLVNDVTTSDFFVKEMTASCFDYFCIATKTI, encoded by the coding sequence ATGAAGATCCAGACAGCAGAACGTAACTCCGGGCAGGAACTTTCAGATAATGTGATTCACCACCGTCATCTTATTGCTTACAACGAAGCTGAAAAACTGATACACGGAACTGTGCTCGAAATCGGCAGCGGCGAAGGCTATGGTATCCGGATATTATCGCCTAAAGCTCAGAAGTACTACGCGCTGGATAAGCACCCGACACCCATTGAAGATGAAAGCGGGAAGGTCATTTTTCGTCAGGCTGTGATACCGCCGCTTGCAGGTTTTGAAGATAATTATTTCGATTTTGTAGTCACATTTCAGGTAATCGAACACATCAAAAATGACGTACTTTTCCTGAGCGAGATTAATCGTGTTCTGAAACCCGGCGGGAAGCTTATCCTTACTACACCCAACAAAACAATGTCGCTTACACGCAATCCCTGGCACATCCGGGAATACACACCTGTGCAATTTACAAAACTGATTCATGACTGTTTCAGCGAAGCGGATATTAAAGGTGTTTATGGAAATGAAAAAGTGATGGCATATCATGAAGAAAACAGACGGTCGATACGTAAGTTCACCCGGTTTGATATTTTCAGAATGCAATACTGGCTGCCACGATTCCTGCTGCAAATTCCGTATGACATTGCCAATCGCATGAACCGCAATAAAATTTATAATGAAAGTGCCGGTCTTGTTAACGACGTGACCACTTCCGATTTCTTTGTAAAGGAAATGACAGCTTCCTGCTTCGATTATTTTTGCATCGCTACCAAAACAATCTAA
- a CDS encoding TonB family protein has product MKAIAVNLDDIIFENRNKEYGAYALRRVYSRNLIKAVSIAVLLFLAAVSAPILARLVNAIVYTKPTIESGVIIETPPEIKPPVLPKNTQLPKPNVPAFVAPVVVVDTNEVKGDMMGDQDKVKNDSPLDTSSIIDIGGGEDVDKPVIEKPKGDDKPFIWVEEMPKFPGGDEERVKFLSNNISYPKIAREMGIQGPVYLNFVVNENGKITDLKVIRGIGGGCDEEALRVIKNMPDWSPGRQNGVAVKVMLSMAINFRLESK; this is encoded by the coding sequence ATGAAAGCAATTGCAGTGAACCTCGACGACATCATTTTTGAGAACCGTAACAAAGAGTATGGTGCCTATGCACTCCGACGTGTTTACAGTAGAAATTTGATTAAAGCTGTTTCTATTGCGGTATTACTTTTTCTTGCTGCGGTTTCGGCTCCGATATTGGCGCGTTTGGTAAACGCTATTGTGTATACCAAACCCACCATCGAATCGGGTGTGATTATTGAAACGCCTCCGGAGATTAAACCCCCGGTTCTTCCTAAAAATACTCAACTTCCCAAGCCGAATGTTCCTGCCTTTGTTGCACCGGTCGTTGTCGTTGATACCAACGAAGTAAAAGGCGATATGATGGGTGATCAGGATAAAGTAAAAAACGACAGTCCGCTTGACACCTCGTCAATAATAGATATTGGAGGTGGAGAGGATGTAGACAAACCTGTAATTGAGAAACCAAAAGGCGATGATAAACCGTTCATCTGGGTGGAAGAAATGCCTAAGTTTCCGGGTGGTGACGAGGAACGTGTGAAATTTCTTTCGAATAATATTTCATACCCGAAAATCGCACGTGAGATGGGAATACAGGGCCCGGTATATCTTAATTTTGTGGTGAATGAAAATGGCAAAATCACTGATCTTAAGGTAATACGCGGTATTGGCGGCGGCTGTGACGAAGAAGCATTGCGTGTAATTAAAAATATGCCTGACTGGAGCCCGGGCCGTCAGAATGGTGTGGCTGTAAAAGTAATGCTTTCAATGGCTATTAATTTCAGGCTGGAGTCAAAATAA